Sequence from the Panicum virgatum strain AP13 chromosome 5N, P.virgatum_v5, whole genome shotgun sequence genome:
gcggggcagcagccggccggccaccaccagCGCCGGCTCTGGGTCAAGGACCGGTCGCGCGCGTGGTGGGACAAGTGCAGCAGCCCCGACTACCCGGAGGAGGACTTCCGGCGCGCCTTCCGGATGGGCCGCGAGACCTTCGACATGATCTGCGACGCGCTGGGGTCCGCCGTGGCCAAGGAGGACACCATGCTCCGCGCCGCCATCCCCGTCCGCCAGCGCGTCGCCGTCTGCATCTGGCGCCTCGCCACGGGGGAGCCGCTCCGCCTCGTCTCCAAGCGCTTCGGCCTCGGCATCTCCACCTGCCACAAGCTCGTCCTCGAGGTCTGCGCCGCCATCAAGTCCGTGCTCATGCCCCGCTTCCTGCAGTGGCCcgacgacgccgcggccgcgcgcttCAAGGCCGCCTTCGAGCGCACCTCCGGCGTGCCGGGGGTCGTCGGCGCCATGTACACCACCCACATCCCCATCATCGCGCCCAAGATctccgtcgccgcctacttcaaccGGCGCCACACGGAGCGCAACCAGAAGACGTCCTACTCCATCACGCTGCAGGGGGTGGTCGGCCCCGACGGCGCCTTCACGGACGTCTGCATCGGCTGGCCCGGCTCCATGCCCGACGACCAAGTCCTGGAGAAGTCGATGCTCCaccagcgcgcggcggccgggatgATGCGCGACTCGTGGctggtgggcggcgccagctACCCGCTCACGAACTGGGTGCTGGTGCCGTACACGCACCCCAACctgacgtggacgcagcacgccTTCAACGAGAAGGTGGGCGACCTCCGGCGCGTCGCCGTGGAGGCCTTCGCGCGGCTCAAGGCGCGGTGGGCGTGCCTGCAGAAGC
This genomic interval carries:
- the LOC120673986 gene encoding protein ALP1-like, whose protein sequence is MRSQSNGRPPSSGRGGGGAGAAAGEAAGDDDLAFYYSFLQDAAAVPPPLALDDPAAMTNGRRRKPRGPESAGGEEEGAAPATAAKKDGKKRSIARILTSLAALEAEEHADRAGASGRELALLESNADARSQAMMDYYAKMEGSFDAAADTEAAARSKRSRLAASAAAAAVVAAEDSAAAASSSTPAAGQQPAGHHQRRLWVKDRSRAWWDKCSSPDYPEEDFRRAFRMGRETFDMICDALGSAVAKEDTMLRAAIPVRQRVAVCIWRLATGEPLRLVSKRFGLGISTCHKLVLEVCAAIKSVLMPRFLQWPDDAAAARFKAAFERTSGVPGVVGAMYTTHIPIIAPKISVAAYFNRRHTERNQKTSYSITLQGVVGPDGAFTDVCIGWPGSMPDDQVLEKSMLHQRAAAGMMRDSWLVGGASYPLTNWVLVPYTHPNLTWTQHAFNEKVGDLRRVAVEAFARLKARWACLQKRTEVKLQDLPVVLGACCVLHNICELRGEEVDPAIRCELVDDETTPENPVRSEAAKRARDGIAHNLLHRGFAGTTFF